The DNA sequence GAGTGACAGGGTTGACCACAAGCCAACCATCGCAGGGGCCGACGCGACCGCGTTCACCTCCGGAGTGGACCGCGCTCGCATACATCCTTCGATGGTGTTACGAGCCGGCGCGGAGGTGCCGGGCGGGTCGTCGCCCGGCACCCCCGGCCCGACTAGCTCGCGGGGACGGTGTCGACGTGGTCGACGCCGGAGGAGCGGTAGCCCGTCACGCGGGACTGCACCTGCGCGGGGCTGAGGACCTGGTCCTTGGCGAAGTAGACGTAGTCCACGTGCTGCTGGTAGGCGCGGTCACCGGGGGTGCCGACGAGGCCGCCGGAGATGAACCAGAGGTTGAAGTTGATCGACATCGGGGTCTCGGGGTAGTACTTGTCGCCGTGGTCGGCGACCTGGGCGCCGTCGACGAAGTACTTGACCCGGCCGCCGGAGACCTGGATGACGAGGTCGTGCCAGCCGGCGTGGCTCTTCCGCTGCTCGGTGTGGATGTTGTCGGCGATCCAGGGCTCGTTCTGGTAGGTCTCCCAGGTGGTCTCGTAGAGGATGTTCGCGGGTTCGCCCCAGCCGCCGTTGGGCAGGTACTCGAAGTCGAGTTCGCCGTAGTTCGGGTCCATGTTGCTGTTGAGGGGCGTGATGGTGAAGAACGTCTGCACCACGTGGTCGCCGTCGGGGCCGGAGACGGGGGCGTCGGAGAACTTGACGCGGGCCGCGTAGGTGCCCTCGAAGAACTTGCGCTGGTGGTAGAGCTCGGTCTGGCGTGCGCTGGAGCCGTTGTTGCTCGATTCGAGGCGCAGGGACTTCTGGCCGTCGACGGTGGGGAAGGTGACGAGGGCGGGGTCCCACACCGCGCCGGGGACGCCGGGCCCGCCGCCGCCGGAGCGGACGGTCCAGCCGCGTTGGGTGATGCGGGTGTCGGCGGAGTTGCTGTAGTTGAAGTCGTCGAACAGCGCGGGGCCGTTGGGGTTGGGCGGTGTGGTGGTCGTGGTGGTGGTCGTGGGGCCCGTGCCGCCGGGCGGTGTGCCCCACAGGAGGGTGGCGCCGCGGTGGACGGTGACGCGGGACCAGGCGGAGTAGGTGGTCGCGGCGCGGAAGGAGTAGTCGTCGGTCTGGGTGATCTGGCCCCAGTTGGCGCGGTAGAAGCGGAGTTGGAGGTCACCGGTGTCGGCGCCGGGGCCGAGGGAGCCCGCGCCGGTGGTGAACCCGACTTCGAGGTAGCGGTCGGCGGGGCCGCCGGTGAGGGTGCCGAACGTGCCGGTGACGTTGCCGCAGCCGCGCACGGCCCAGGAGCAGGCGTAGCGGTAGCCGACGTCGGGTGTTTCGCTCTTGAAGTAGTAGCGGACCTTGAGTTCGTTGAGGGGCACGGTGGTGCCGCCGGTGTTGACGAGCTTGAGCCAGGGTTCGACCTGGTCGGTGGTGGCGCCGGAGGCGCTGGTGCGGTATTGGGCGGTGACCGCGTCGGCGGCCAGGGCGATCGGTGCGGCCACCAGGGCGGCGACGGACACCGCGGCGGCGCCGATCGCGGCGATCATGCGTGCGTGCACTTGTTCTCTCCTCTAGTCGGCAGGGTGGGACAGGGGAGTGGGCGTGTTCTCCTTTCCGTTGAGGGGTACGGACAGCGCGCTCAGGCGGCCGGTGTGCGCGTGCATCCGTCGGGTGAAGTCGGTCCAGTCGGGGTGGCGGGTCCAGAGGGTGTCGGCGAGTGCGGCGAGTCGTGGGTAGGCGAGGCGTTCGAGGTGGTGCGCGGTGGGGACGTATTCGGTCCACAGCGCGCATTGCGCGCCGAGCACGCCGTCGGGGAGCGGGAGGTGGTAGACGTCGTGGGCGGTGACGACGAGGCCGGGTTGTCCGGGTGGTTCGTCGGCGTCGTGGGACTGGGGGTAGTCGAGGTAGGTGGAGCGGTGTGGTGCCATGACGACGTCGTGTCCGAGGTCGAGTGCGGTTCGGGCGTCGGTGGCGTCGCGCCAGGGCATGACGACGGTGCGGGGGTCGCCGGTGGGTTCCCAGGTGACGGGTACGCGTCCGCGTTGCGTGACGTGGTCGGCGATGGTGCGCAGGAACCAGCCGTGCAGTTCGTGTGGTCCGGCGAGGTTCTCGTGGCGGACGCGGCGGAGGGCGCTGGGGCTGGACTCCCATTCGGTGGTGGGGCATTCGTCGCCGCCGAGGTGCAGGTGCGGGCCGGGGAAGACGTCGGCGACGGCGTCCACGACGTCGCGGCAGAAGTCCAGGGTGGTGTCGTCGACGCCGAGGGTTTCGTGGCTGATGCCCCAGCGGGTCCAGACGGGGAGGTGTCGGCGGGGGAAGTTGCCGAGGTGGGGGTAGGCGGCGAGGGCGGCGCGGGCGTGGCCGGGCATGTCGATCTCGGGGACGATGCGGATGCCGCGTTCGTCGGCGTAGGTGACGAGGGTGGTGAGTTCGGCGGTGGTGTAGGAGCCGCCGTGGGGGGTGCCGTCGCCGGTGGTTTCGGTGCGCCAGGCGCCGATGGTGGTGAGGCGGGGGTGGTGGGGCACGGGCATGCGCCAGCCCTGGTCGTCGGTGAGGTGCAGGTGCAGGACGTTGAGCTTGTGCAGGGCCATGAGGTCGATGAAGCGGCGCAGGACGGTGGTGGGGTGGAAGTGGCGTGCGACGTCGAGGAGGACGCCGCGCCAGGGGAGTCGGGGTGCGTCGCGGATGTCGACGCCGGGCAGTGCCCAGTGCGCGTCGGGTGCGGGGCGGGTGCCGAGTGCGGTCGGTGTGACGAGTTGGCGGAGTGTTTGGACGCCGTGGGCGAGTCCGTGGCGGGTGGCGGCGCGGAGGACGACGGCGTGTTCGTTGACGGTGAGGGCGTAGCCTTCGTCGCCGAGGCCGACGAGCCGGTCGTCGAGGGCGAACACGATCCGGCCGTCGTCGTGCAGGGGTAGTGGCAGGCCGGTGGCGGGGCGCAGGAGGGTGCGCAGGAGCCGGGCCGCGCCGTGTGCGCCGGGGGTGGCGCGGATGGCGGTGTCGTGGTCGAGCGTGAAGCGGCCGTGTCGGCGGACGAGTCTGGTGGGGCGTGGCACGATCACGGTTTCTCCGTTCCTCAGCCCTTGACCGCGCCGCCGACGATCCCGGTGGTGACCCGGCCTTGGAGGACGAGGAACACCAGCAGGACGGGCAGCATGAACAGGGTGGAGGCGGCCATGGTGGCGCCCCAGTCGGTGCCGAAGGTGTTGCTGAAGGACGAGAGCCAGACGGGCAGGGTGCGGTCGTCCTGGTCTTTGATGATGAGCACGTTGGCGAAGGCGAACTCGTTCCAGGCGGTGATGAAGCCGAACAGGGAGGTCGCGAGCAGGCCTGGTGCGAGCAGGGGGAACACGACGCGTCGGAACGCCTGGGTGCGTGAGCAGCCGTCGACGAGGGCGGCTTCTTCGAGGTCGACGGGGATGGCGGCGAGGAAGCCGCGGAGGGTGACGATGGTGAACGGCAGGGTGATCATGAAGTAGACGAGGGTGAGCATCCAGAGGGTGTCGAGCAGGCCGGTGTCGCGGGCGATGACGTAGACGGGGATGAGGAGTGCTTCCCACGGTGTCATCTGGGCGATGAAGACCATGAGGATGAAGCCGCGTCGGCCTTTCCACCTGAGCCGTGCGACGGCGAACGCGGCGAGCAGCGCCACGACGAGGGAGAGCAGGACCGCGCCGCCGGCGACGAGGATGCTGTTGCGCCAGAACGACCAGAAGCCGGCTGCGGCGACGGCGGTGCCGAAGTGGTCGAGGGTGAGCGACAGGGGCAGGAACGTGGGTGTCGCGGCTTGGATGTCGCGGGTCGGTTTGAAGGCGGTGAGGACCATCCAGTACACGGGGAACACCGACACGGTGAACACGACGAGGGCCGCGACGCCGCGCAGGAGGCGGCTGGTCATGTCAGGTCCTCCTGCCGGTAGAGCCGGCGGAAGTAGGCGAGCAGGGCGAGCACGAGCAGCAGCACCATGAGGGTGGAGACGGCTGCGCCGAGGTCGTAGCGCTGCAACGACTGGGCGACCTGGAAGGCGTAGACGGGCAGGGTGGTGGTGGCTCGGCCGGGTCCGCCTTGGGAGATGACCCAGATCTGGACGAAGGCTTTGGCGACCCAGATGACTTCGAGGCAGGTGATCAGGCCGAACATGGCGCGCAGCACGGGGAGCGTGATGGAGGTGAACGCGCGCCACGCGCCGGCGCCGTCGATCCGCGCCGCCTCGTACAGCTCGGCGGGGATGGTGACCATCGCCGCGTAGAGCGACAGGGCGGCGAAGGGCACGGACTGCCACACGATGAGGGTGACGAGGATGGCGAAGGTGGCGGGTCCGTCGGCGAACCAGGTGTAGTCGCGGTAGCTCTCGAAGCCGAGTGCGACCAGGGCCCAGTTGACCACGCCGAGGCGGGACTGGAAGAGCCACTGGAACACGGTGGTCGCGGCGATCACGGGGGTGGCCCAGACGAGCACCAGGCCGGACATCACCAGCAGGCGGGTCCATCTGCCCAGGCGCACCAGGAGCAGGGCGACGAGCGTGGACAGCACCATGATCAGCACGACGTTGATGGCGGTGAACAGCAGCGTGCGGCGGACGACCGACCGGAACTCGGGGTCGGTGAGCACGCGCGTGTAGTTGGCCAGGCCGACGAAGCGGGCGTCGCCGCGCACGAGTTGCGGCAGGCCGAACTCCTGCAGCGAGATGACCAGGTTGCGCGCCACCGGGTAGAGCAGCAGGAACGTGGTGGCCAGCACCGTGGGTGCGATGAGCAGGTAGGGCCACCAGGAGGTGCGGCGGCGGCGTGGTGGGGGCGGGGGTGCCGGCGGGCGGTGGGGGACCGCCCGCGTCAGCGTCGTGGCCATGCTAGGCGCCCGAGTTGAGCGCCTGGGTGATCACCTGGTCGGCGGCGGCGGCGGCCGTCGCGGGGTCGGCGCCGGTCAGCACGGCGGTGAGGAACTCCTTGATGGGGTTGCGGGCTTCGACCGCGGCCCAGTTGGGCGAGTTGGGGGTGGCGTGGCCGTTGACCGCGCCCGCTGCCATGGCCGCCGCGCCGGGGTCGTCGCCGACGGCGCTCGCGAGCGAGGTGCGGTTGGGCACGTAGTTCATCGCCTTGGCCAGTTCGACCTGCCACTTCTCCCCGGCGAGCGCCTTGACCACGGCGTAGGCGCCGTCCTGGCGGGTGGAGGCGAGCGGGATGATCAGGTCGGAGCCGCCGGTGAACACCGCGCCGGGGGTGGCGGCGGTCTTGCCGGGGATGGGGAAGAAGCCGAGGTGGTCGGCCAGGTCGGGGTTGGCCTTGGCGACGAGCTTGGCCGCGCCGGGCACGGCGATGAACTGGGCGACCTGGCCGGCGGCGACGACGTCGGTCTGCTGGGGTTTGGCTTCGTCGGAGTCCTTCGGCCCGTCGCCGAGGGCTTGCAGCCTCTTGTAGAAGTCCGCGGCCGCCAGCGCTTCCGGTGTGCTCAGCGAGCCGGTCCACCGGTCGCCGTCGCGTTCGGCGAGGTCGCCGCCTTCGTCCCAGACGAATCCGGAGAGCACGTACCAGTTCTGGCCGGGCAGGTAGATGCCCTGGGTGTCGCCCTGGTCGAGCTTCGCGGTGGTGGCGAGCCACTCGTCACGCGTCTTGGGTGGCGTCACCCCGGCGGCCGCGAAGAGGTCCTTGCGGTAGATGACGACCCGGTTGGCCGCGTAGAACGGGACGCCGAACTGCTTGCCGTCCACGGCGCCGGGTTCGGCGAGGCCGGGGATCCAGTCGTCGCCGCCCAGTTCGGTGACCTTCGCGGTCAGGTCGGTGACGCCGTCGCTGGCGGCGTACTGGGCGACCTGGGTGTTGCCGACCTCGATGACGTCGGGCGGGTCGGTGCTGGCCAGGGCGCTGGTGACCTTCTGGGTGATGCCGTTCCACTCCTGGATCTGGATCCTGAGGTCGAGTTGGGGGTGGTCGCGTTCGAACTCGGTCTCGAAGCGGCTGACGAACTCGTCGGTGGCCGAGTCCTTCATCAGCCAGACGGTGATGTCCTGCTTGCCGCCGGACGCGTCCGGGTCGGAGCCGCAGGCGGACAGGACGAGCAACGACGCGAGGACCAGGGCGACGGGGCGGTGCGGCACGTCTCACCTCTCAGCTGACCAATTGGTAAACCTCGGTGGAGCCTGTCCGAAGATGGCATAGACCAATGTGGCAGTCAACACCCAGATCACAGCCATGAGAGCGCTCTCGATCTTGCGGCAACCGGACCTGACCACTGGTCTGACATACTGGACGGCGACCGGCAAGACGAAGCGAGGCGGCATGGCCGAACCGATCCTCAAACGCGAACGGGTGCGCGACTACCTGCTCGAACTCATCGAGACCCACCCGCCGGGCGCGCCCATCCCGGCCGAGCGCGTGCTGTGCCGCCAACTGGCGGTGTCCCGGCCCACGCTGCGCTCCGCCGTGGACGAACTGGTCACCACCGGGCTGCTGGTCCGCCAGCACGGCCGCGGCACGTTCGTCGCGCCCGCCAAGATCACCCAGGAGCTGGTGTCGGGCGACCGGGCCATGACGCTGCCGCAGGCCGGCGGCGCGTGGAGCAGCCGGGTGCTGGAGCACGCCCGCGTCCCGGCCGGCGCGCGGGTCGGCCGGCGGCTGCGCGTGTCGCCCGCCGCCGAGATCACCTACATCGCCCGCCTGCGGCTGGTCGACGGCGCGCCGATGGCCGTCGAGTACCTGCACGTGCCGGTGGCCGTGGCACCCGGCCTCA is a window from the Saccharothrix saharensis genome containing:
- a CDS encoding cellulose binding domain-containing protein, whose protein sequence is MHARMIAAIGAAAVSVAALVAAPIALAADAVTAQYRTSASGATTDQVEPWLKLVNTGGTTVPLNELKVRYYFKSETPDVGYRYACSWAVRGCGNVTGTFGTLTGGPADRYLEVGFTTGAGSLGPGADTGDLQLRFYRANWGQITQTDDYSFRAATTYSAWSRVTVHRGATLLWGTPPGGTGPTTTTTTTTPPNPNGPALFDDFNYSNSADTRITQRGWTVRSGGGGPGVPGAVWDPALVTFPTVDGQKSLRLESSNNGSSARQTELYHQRKFFEGTYAARVKFSDAPVSGPDGDHVVQTFFTITPLNSNMDPNYGELDFEYLPNGGWGEPANILYETTWETYQNEPWIADNIHTEQRKSHAGWHDLVIQVSGGRVKYFVDGAQVADHGDKYYPETPMSINFNLWFISGGLVGTPGDRAYQQHVDYVYFAKDQVLSPAQVQSRVTGYRSSGVDHVDTVPAS
- a CDS encoding beta-N-acetylhexosaminidase: MIVPRPTRLVRRHGRFTLDHDTAIRATPGAHGAARLLRTLLRPATGLPLPLHDDGRIVFALDDRLVGLGDEGYALTVNEHAVVLRAATRHGLAHGVQTLRQLVTPTALGTRPAPDAHWALPGVDIRDAPRLPWRGVLLDVARHFHPTTVLRRFIDLMALHKLNVLHLHLTDDQGWRMPVPHHPRLTTIGAWRTETTGDGTPHGGSYTTAELTTLVTYADERGIRIVPEIDMPGHARAALAAYPHLGNFPRRHLPVWTRWGISHETLGVDDTTLDFCRDVVDAVADVFPGPHLHLGGDECPTTEWESSPSALRRVRHENLAGPHELHGWFLRTIADHVTQRGRVPVTWEPTGDPRTVVMPWRDATDARTALDLGHDVVMAPHRSTYLDYPQSHDADEPPGQPGLVVTAHDVYHLPLPDGVLGAQCALWTEYVPTAHHLERLAYPRLAALADTLWTRHPDWTDFTRRMHAHTGRLSALSVPLNGKENTPTPLSHPAD
- a CDS encoding carbohydrate ABC transporter permease, which produces MATTLTRAVPHRPPAPPPPPRRRRTSWWPYLLIAPTVLATTFLLLYPVARNLVISLQEFGLPQLVRGDARFVGLANYTRVLTDPEFRSVVRRTLLFTAINVVLIMVLSTLVALLLVRLGRWTRLLVMSGLVLVWATPVIAATTVFQWLFQSRLGVVNWALVALGFESYRDYTWFADGPATFAILVTLIVWQSVPFAALSLYAAMVTIPAELYEAARIDGAGAWRAFTSITLPVLRAMFGLITCLEVIWVAKAFVQIWVISQGGPGRATTTLPVYAFQVAQSLQRYDLGAAVSTLMVLLLVLALLAYFRRLYRQEDLT
- a CDS encoding extracellular solute-binding protein; this translates as MPHRPVALVLASLLVLSACGSDPDASGGKQDITVWLMKDSATDEFVSRFETEFERDHPQLDLRIQIQEWNGITQKVTSALASTDPPDVIEVGNTQVAQYAASDGVTDLTAKVTELGGDDWIPGLAEPGAVDGKQFGVPFYAANRVVIYRKDLFAAAGVTPPKTRDEWLATTAKLDQGDTQGIYLPGQNWYVLSGFVWDEGGDLAERDGDRWTGSLSTPEALAAADFYKRLQALGDGPKDSDEAKPQQTDVVAAGQVAQFIAVPGAAKLVAKANPDLADHLGFFPIPGKTAATPGAVFTGGSDLIIPLASTRQDGAYAVVKALAGEKWQVELAKAMNYVPNRTSLASAVGDDPGAAAMAAGAVNGHATPNSPNWAAVEARNPIKEFLTAVLTGADPATAAAAADQVITQALNSGA
- a CDS encoding carbohydrate ABC transporter permease gives rise to the protein MTSRLLRGVAALVVFTVSVFPVYWMVLTAFKPTRDIQAATPTFLPLSLTLDHFGTAVAAAGFWSFWRNSILVAGGAVLLSLVVALLAAFAVARLRWKGRRGFILMVFIAQMTPWEALLIPVYVIARDTGLLDTLWMLTLVYFMITLPFTIVTLRGFLAAIPVDLEEAALVDGCSRTQAFRRVVFPLLAPGLLATSLFGFITAWNEFAFANVLIIKDQDDRTLPVWLSSFSNTFGTDWGATMAASTLFMLPVLLVFLVLQGRVTTGIVGGAVKG
- a CDS encoding GntR family transcriptional regulator — encoded protein: MAEPILKRERVRDYLLELIETHPPGAPIPAERVLCRQLAVSRPTLRSAVDELVTTGLLVRQHGRGTFVAPAKITQELVSGDRAMTLPQAGGAWSSRVLEHARVPAGARVGRRLRVSPAAEITYIARLRLVDGAPMAVEYLHVPVAVAPGLTVEDMESGNFYDRLADHGVHVSDAVQSIEPTVTNDAESELLGVPVFAPALLFERLTNDTTGRPVEYVHSLYRGDRYRIVSRLSLAPSASAPAPGARTGHHPGIPPGDLSTGPVRSATTGDVQDVP